In Leptodactylus fuscus isolate aLepFus1 chromosome 2, aLepFus1.hap2, whole genome shotgun sequence, one genomic interval encodes:
- the LOC142195964 gene encoding high affinity choline transporter 1-like: MALNVPGLIAVIIFYAMTLVTGLWAAWKAKRSERNKRQTEVAIVGGRNLNIFVGLFTTTATWVGGAYINGTAEIVYLPTKGLAWVHAPLGFAATFIIGALFFVKPMRSKNYVTMMDPLQETFGDKMGSILFIPPLLGDIFWFASILASLGATVRVILDVKGYLSIIISACTVILYTLLGGLYSVAYTDVIQLLFMLVSLWICVPFALLNSASENIAYTAVNALYQGPWIGNIQPKYIARWLDDLAFLSLGGIAWQTYFQRVLAASSSKQAMVTSYLSGVLCAIMGIPSILIGAVAASTDWNQTSYGLPTPYERDEANMILPLVLQYLCPTFVSVAGLGAIAAAVMSSADSSLLSASSMFAYNIYKKMLRKTASEREVLWVMRLSMVLLGSAGTGLAFLSNSVYDLWFLSGELVYAVLFPQLCCALFIPSTNVYGSATGFFLGFTLRLLGGENSLKIPPALHYPGCILVNDTYIQLFPFKTFTMLVSLITIIVTSYLAQFLFMKKILPIRWDVCNVFRKDPSRLSEHELDEQVGLQTT; the protein is encoded by the exons ATGGCACTGAACGTTCCTGGTTTGATCGCTGTAATCATTTTCTACGCTATGACCCTAGTGACTGGTCTCTGGGCTGCCTGGAAAGCCAAGCGAAGCGAGAGGAACAAGAGGCAAACGGAGGTGGCCATCGTCGGTGGAAGGAACCTGAATATATTTGTTGGGTTATTCACAACTACAG CGACATGGGTCGGAGGCGCCTATATCAACGGCACAGCAGAAATAGTCTACCTACCTACTAAAGGACTTGCATGGGTTCATGCACCATTAGGATTTGCAGCGACATTCATCATTG GTGCCCTTTTCTTTGTTAAGCCAATGAGGTCTAAAAATTACGTGACCATGATGGATCCTCTGCAGGAAACCTTTGGCGATAAAATGGGGAGTATTCTGTTTATCCCACCGTTACTGGGAGACATTTTTTGGTTTGCATCAATTCTGGCCTCTCTGG GAGCCACGGTCAGGGTTATCCTGGATGTGAAAGGATACTTATCCATTATAATCTCGGCTTGCACAGTCATTCTATATACTTTGCTTGGTGGCCTCTATTCCGTCGCCTATACAGATGTCATCCAGCTGCTCTTTATGCTAGTCAGTCTG TGGATTTGTGTACCATTTGCTCTTCTAAATTCTGCATCTGAAAACATTGCTTACACAGCAGTGAATGCACTCTACCAAGGGCCCTGGATTGGTAATATACAACCAAAGTACATTGCAAGATGGTTGGATGATTTGGCTTTTCTG AGTCTCGGAGGCATTGCCTGGCAGACTTACTTTCAGAGAGTCCTTGCTGCATCATCTTCCAAGCAAGCCATGGTGACTTCTTATCTCTCAGGGGTGCTCTGTGCCATTATGGGTATTCCATCTATTCTTATTGGGGCTGTTGCTGCTTCTACTG ATTGGAACCAGACTAGCTATGGCTTGCCAACACCATATGAGAGAGATGAAGCAAATATGATTCTTCCGCTGGTTCTCCAGTACCTATGTCCAACCTTTGTGTCAGTGGCTGGGCTGGGAGCCATCGCTGCGGCTGTGATGTCCTCTGCGGACTCTTCGCTTCTGTCGGCCAGCTCGATGTTTGCCTACAATATCTACAAGAAGATGCTCAGAAAAACA GCCTCGGAAAGAGAAGTCTTATGGGTGATGCGCCTCTCCATGGTCTTGCTTGGCTCGGCAGGCACAGGATTGGCCTTCCTCTCCAATTCTGTATACGACCTTTGGTTCCTGAGCGGGGAACTTGTCTATGCTGTGCTCTTCCCACAACTTTGCTGCGCCCTCTTCATCCCCAGCACCAACGTTTATGGCTCGGCAACTGGATTTTTCTTAGGTTTTACTTTACGACTCCTTGGAGGAGAAAATTCCTTAAAAATTCCTCCAGCTCTTCACTACCCAGGATGCATCCTTGTCAACGACACCTACATCCAGTTATTTCCCTTTAAAACATTTACCATGCTGGTCAGTCTGATCACCATCATCGTCACTTCGTACCTGGCGCAGTTTCTATTCATGAAGAAGATTTTGCCGATTCGATGGGACGTGTGTAACGTCTTTCGAAAGGATCCATCTCGCCTCAGTGAACATGAACTAGACGAGCAGGTGGGATTGCAGACCACATGA